A part of Quatrionicoccus australiensis genomic DNA contains:
- the purL gene encoding phosphoribosylformylglycinamidine synthase has translation MADILCLKGDAAFSAFRLQRLQARLVAAVSDIESVVADYWHVVAQKRVLNADERAKLATLLEEKAAGSDAGELFLVAPRIGTISPWSSKATDIAWNCDLDAIERIERVIAFHVVVKNNRALSADEKKTVAGLLHDRMTESVLPGFAAASELFRHFEPKPLNTVDVLQGGKTALVEANGSLGLALSDDEIDYLLDVFTKAGRNPTDVELMMFAQANSEHCRHKIFNASWVIDGEKKDKTLFGMIRETHAAAPQGTIMAYADNASIIEGATIQRFYPDADRGYSYKEELTHILTKVETHNHPTAISPFPGASTGSGGEIRDEGATGKGSKPKAGLCGFSVSNLNLPDAPQPWEHAYGRPSRIASALDIMLEGPIGAAAFNNEFGRPNLTGYFRTYEQDVAGTVRGYHKPIMIAGGLGSIQAEQSFKEETFPVGTKFIQLGGPGMLIGLGGGAASSMTAGSNAEDLDFASVQRGNPEIQRRAQEVIDRCWQMGKNNPILSVHDVGAGGVSNALPELAHSGGVGAIFDLRKVPTEEPGMSPAEIWSNESQERYVLAIPPNRIAEFQAMCERERCPFAVVGEATGDGHLTVTDDHFGVNPVDMEMEALLGKPPRMTRDVTHQPETFVSFDAASIELKDAAYRLMRLPTIADKTFLISIGDRSVGGMTARDQMVGPWQVPVADVAVTTMGYQGYLGEAFAMGERTPLAVFDAPASGRMAIGEALTNLAAADVGALAKVKLSANWMAPCGVAGEDARLFDTVEAVSDLCKAIGVSIPVGKDSLSMRTAWEDQGVKKQVVSPLSLVVTSFAAVDDVRKTKTPQLAVDQGETELLLLDLGQNRLGGSCLAQVYNATGSDAPDVDEPAKLKGLFDAVQKLNRDGLLLAYHDRSDGGLFVAACEMAFATRRGVSLDLDGICYDAGAGDVDGSEKLTNLLAGRDFENIVRALFNEELGALIQIRRADREKVTPILRACGVPYHFVGTMNEWDEIRVTRNAKRVLREKRVDLQRAWSETSYQMQAMRDNPSCAQQEFDRILDVADPGLTPKLTFDPQEDFTKVYQDVSGRPRVAILREQGVNSHYEMAAAFDRAGFASVDVHMSDILAGRVSLKDFKGLVACGGFSYGDVLGAGLGWARTILMHDGCRDEFAAFFNRKDTFALGVCNGCQMMSALKSIIPGAEHWPAFRRNKVEQFEARFVMTEILDSPSIFFAGMEGSQVPIVVSHGEGRAVFDNADDQAKVLSAVRYVDNKGEPTEVYPYNPNGSPNGLTAVTTADGRFTIMMPHPERVFRTVQMSWHPESWGEDSPWLRMFRNARRWVG, from the coding sequence ATGGCCGACATTCTTTGCCTCAAGGGCGACGCCGCCTTTTCCGCCTTCCGTCTGCAACGCCTGCAAGCCCGCCTGGTGGCGGCCGTGTCGGACATCGAATCGGTGGTTGCCGATTACTGGCATGTCGTGGCGCAAAAGCGCGTCCTGAATGCCGACGAGCGCGCCAAGCTGGCGACGCTGCTGGAAGAGAAGGCCGCCGGCTCCGATGCCGGCGAGCTGTTCCTGGTCGCACCGCGCATCGGCACCATTTCGCCGTGGTCGTCGAAGGCCACCGACATCGCCTGGAACTGCGACCTTGACGCCATCGAGCGCATCGAGCGCGTCATCGCCTTCCACGTGGTGGTGAAAAACAATCGCGCCCTGAGCGCCGACGAGAAAAAGACTGTCGCCGGCCTGCTGCACGACCGCATGACCGAATCGGTGCTGCCCGGTTTCGCCGCCGCCAGCGAACTGTTCCGCCATTTCGAGCCGAAGCCGCTCAATACGGTCGACGTGCTCCAGGGCGGCAAAACCGCGCTGGTTGAAGCCAACGGCTCGCTTGGTCTGGCCCTGTCCGACGACGAAATCGATTACCTGCTCGACGTGTTTACCAAGGCCGGCCGCAACCCGACCGACGTCGAACTGATGATGTTCGCCCAGGCCAATTCCGAACATTGCCGCCACAAGATTTTCAACGCCTCCTGGGTGATCGACGGCGAGAAGAAGGACAAGACGCTGTTCGGCATGATCCGCGAAACCCATGCTGCCGCGCCGCAAGGCACGATCATGGCCTACGCCGACAACGCCTCGATCATCGAAGGCGCGACCATCCAGCGTTTCTACCCGGATGCCGACCGCGGCTATTCCTACAAGGAAGAGCTGACCCATATCCTGACCAAGGTCGAGACGCACAACCACCCGACCGCCATTTCGCCCTTCCCGGGCGCGTCGACCGGTAGCGGCGGTGAAATCCGCGACGAAGGTGCCACCGGCAAGGGTTCCAAGCCGAAGGCCGGCCTCTGCGGTTTCTCGGTCTCCAACCTGAATCTGCCGGATGCGCCGCAGCCCTGGGAACACGCCTACGGTCGCCCGTCGCGCATCGCTTCCGCCCTCGACATCATGCTCGAAGGCCCGATCGGTGCCGCCGCCTTCAACAACGAATTCGGCCGCCCGAATCTGACTGGCTATTTCCGCACCTACGAACAGGACGTCGCCGGCACGGTGCGCGGCTATCACAAGCCGATCATGATCGCCGGCGGTCTGGGTTCCATCCAGGCCGAGCAGTCGTTCAAGGAAGAAACCTTCCCGGTCGGCACCAAGTTCATCCAGCTCGGTGGCCCCGGCATGCTGATCGGCCTGGGCGGCGGTGCCGCCTCGTCGATGACGGCCGGCTCGAATGCCGAAGACCTCGACTTCGCGTCCGTGCAGCGCGGCAACCCGGAAATCCAGCGCCGCGCCCAAGAGGTGATCGACCGCTGCTGGCAGATGGGCAAGAACAACCCCATCCTGTCGGTGCATGACGTCGGTGCCGGTGGCGTTTCCAACGCCCTGCCGGAACTGGCCCATTCGGGTGGCGTCGGCGCCATTTTCGATCTGCGCAAGGTGCCGACCGAAGAGCCGGGCATGTCGCCGGCCGAAATCTGGTCCAATGAATCGCAGGAACGCTACGTCCTGGCCATTCCGCCGAACCGCATCGCCGAATTCCAGGCCATGTGCGAGCGCGAGCGCTGCCCGTTTGCCGTGGTCGGCGAAGCGACCGGCGACGGCCACCTGACCGTGACCGATGACCATTTCGGCGTAAATCCGGTCGACATGGAAATGGAAGCCCTTTTGGGCAAGCCGCCGCGCATGACGCGCGACGTGACGCACCAGCCGGAAACCTTTGTTTCCTTCGACGCCGCGTCCATCGAACTCAAGGACGCCGCCTATCGCCTGATGCGTCTGCCGACCATCGCCGACAAGACCTTCCTGATTTCGATCGGCGATCGCTCGGTTGGCGGCATGACGGCGCGCGACCAGATGGTCGGCCCGTGGCAGGTGCCGGTGGCTGACGTTGCCGTCACCACCATGGGTTACCAGGGTTACCTCGGCGAAGCCTTCGCCATGGGCGAGCGCACCCCGCTCGCCGTGTTCGATGCGCCGGCTTCCGGCCGCATGGCGATCGGCGAAGCGCTGACCAACCTGGCTGCCGCCGATGTCGGCGCGCTGGCCAAGGTCAAGCTGTCGGCCAACTGGATGGCGCCGTGTGGCGTCGCCGGTGAAGATGCCCGCCTGTTCGATACCGTCGAAGCTGTTTCCGACCTGTGCAAGGCGATCGGCGTGTCGATCCCGGTCGGCAAGGATTCGCTGTCGATGCGCACCGCCTGGGAAGATCAGGGCGTCAAGAAACAGGTCGTGTCGCCGCTGTCGCTGGTGGTGACGTCTTTCGCAGCGGTCGACGACGTGCGCAAGACGAAAACGCCGCAACTGGCCGTTGATCAGGGCGAAACCGAACTGCTGCTGCTCGACCTCGGCCAGAATCGCCTCGGCGGCTCCTGCCTGGCCCAGGTGTATAACGCCACGGGCAGCGATGCGCCGGACGTTGACGAGCCGGCCAAGCTCAAGGGCCTGTTCGATGCCGTGCAGAAACTCAATCGCGACGGCCTGCTGCTGGCCTACCACGACCGTTCCGACGGCGGCCTGTTCGTCGCTGCCTGCGAAATGGCCTTCGCCACGCGCCGCGGCGTGTCGCTCGATCTCGACGGCATCTGCTACGACGCCGGTGCCGGCGATGTCGATGGTTCCGAGAAGCTGACCAACCTGCTGGCCGGCCGCGATTTCGAAAACATCGTGCGCGCCCTGTTCAACGAAGAACTCGGCGCCCTGATCCAGATCCGCCGGGCCGACCGCGAAAAGGTCACGCCCATCCTGCGCGCCTGTGGTGTGCCGTATCACTTCGTTGGCACCATGAACGAGTGGGACGAAATCCGCGTCACCCGCAACGCCAAGCGCGTGCTGCGCGAGAAGCGCGTCGACCTGCAGCGTGCCTGGTCCGAGACCAGCTATCAGATGCAGGCCATGCGCGATAACCCGAGCTGTGCGCAGCAGGAATTCGATCGCATCCTCGACGTCGCCGATCCCGGCCTGACGCCGAAGCTGACCTTCGATCCGCAGGAAGATTTCACCAAGGTTTACCAGGATGTCAGCGGTCGTCCGCGCGTCGCCATCCTGCGCGAGCAGGGCGTCAACAGTCATTACGAAATGGCCGCCGCCTTCGACCGCGCCGGTTTCGCCTCGGTCGACGTGCATATGAGCGACATTCTCGCCGGCCGCGTCAGCCTCAAGGACTTCAAGGGTCTGGTCGCCTGTGGCGGCTTCTCCTACGGTGACGTGCTCGGCGCCGGCCTCGGCTGGGCGCGGACCATCCTCATGCACGACGGCTGCCGCGACGAATTCGCCGCCTTCTTCAACCGCAAGGACACCTTTGCTCTCGGCGTCTGCAACGGTTGCCAGATGATGAGCGCGCTCAAGTCCATCATCCCCGGTGCCGAACACTGGCCGGCCTTCCGTCGCAACAAGGTCGAGCAGTTCGAAGCGCGTTTCGTGATGACCGAGATTCTCGATTCGCCGTCGATCTTTTTCGCCGGCATGGAAGGCTCGCAAGTACCCATCGTCGTCTCGCACGGCGAAGGCCGCGCGGTCTTCGACAATGCCGACGACCAGGCCAAGGTGCTGTCGGCCGTGCGCTACGTCGACAACAAGGGCGAACCGACCGAAGTCTATCCGTACAACCCGAACGGTTCGCCGAACGGTCTGACCGCGGTGACCACGGCCGACGGCCGCTTCACGATCATGATGCCGCACCCGGAACGCGTCTTCCGCACCGTGCAGATGTCCTGGCATCCGGAAAGCTGGGGCGAGGATTCGCCGTGGCTGCGGATGTTCCGCAATGCGCGGCGCTGGGTGGGTTGA
- a CDS encoding YbaK/EbsC family protein, translating into MSLQSVRDFFAARQLDIPIIELEVSTATVALAAEAHGVEAGRIAKTLAFRINGGQAILLVARGDARIDNRKFKDCFGKGKMLPAEEVVELTGHPVGGVCPFGLANDLPIYLDQSLQAFDEVLPAAGAIHSAVRLSPALLAEITGGQWIDVCQPT; encoded by the coding sequence ATGAGCCTGCAATCCGTTCGCGACTTCTTCGCCGCCCGCCAGCTCGACATTCCCATCATCGAACTGGAAGTCAGCACCGCAACCGTGGCACTGGCTGCCGAAGCGCACGGCGTCGAAGCCGGCCGCATCGCCAAGACGCTCGCCTTTCGCATCAACGGCGGCCAGGCCATCCTGCTCGTCGCGCGCGGCGATGCCCGCATCGACAACCGCAAATTCAAGGACTGTTTCGGCAAGGGCAAGATGTTGCCGGCCGAAGAAGTCGTCGAACTGACCGGCCACCCGGTCGGCGGCGTCTGCCCCTTCGGCCTCGCCAATGATTTGCCGATCTACCTCGACCAGTCACTGCAGGCCTTCGACGAAGTCCTGCCCGCCGCCGGCGCCATCCACAGCGCGGTTCGGCTCAGCCCGGCATTGCTGGCGGAAATCACCGGCGGTCAGTGGATCGATGTCTGTCAGCCGACCTGA
- a CDS encoding CZB domain-containing protein: MQRIDIDSAIRLHTQWRRQFMNAFAGGDYADMPLSEHRSCTLTKALQEATGSAVGSSEFTQLVGIHDRFHMLANEIVELSNNGLGDSADLLLPELNEASHQLVGALDKLREYRER; encoded by the coding sequence ATGCAGCGCATCGACATTGACAGCGCCATCCGCCTGCACACCCAGTGGCGGCGCCAGTTCATGAATGCCTTTGCCGGCGGCGACTACGCCGACATGCCGCTTTCCGAACACCGCAGTTGCACGCTGACCAAGGCACTCCAGGAAGCCACGGGCAGCGCTGTCGGCAGCAGCGAATTCACCCAACTCGTCGGCATCCACGACCGCTTTCACATGCTCGCCAACGAAATCGTCGAGCTCAGCAACAACGGCCTCGGCGACTCGGCCGACCTGCTCCTGCCGGAACTCAACGAAGCCTCGCACCAGTTGGTCGGGGCGCTCGACAAGCTGCGCGAATACCGCGAGCGCTGA
- a CDS encoding O-acetyl-ADP-ribose deacetylase — MTASTHSYCDDRIRLTVGDLTEQAVDVIVNAANSSLLGGGGVDGAIHRAGGPAILEACRALRQSEWPDGLPTGQVAITTGGKLPAPYVIHTVGPIYGQHDGNEAVLLAACYRNAIELAAERGLKRIAFPAISTGVYGYPPESAARVVSRTLSELLASGVAVDEIRLVFFDAQQMASFVTHQQFPR; from the coding sequence ATGACCGCCTCCACACACTCTTATTGTGATGACCGCATCCGCCTGACAGTCGGCGACCTGACCGAGCAAGCCGTCGACGTCATCGTCAATGCCGCCAACAGCAGCCTGCTTGGCGGCGGTGGCGTCGATGGCGCGATTCATCGGGCCGGTGGCCCGGCCATCCTCGAAGCCTGCCGCGCCTTGCGGCAAAGTGAATGGCCCGACGGATTACCCACCGGCCAGGTAGCCATCACCACGGGCGGCAAACTGCCGGCACCTTACGTCATCCATACGGTTGGCCCGATTTACGGCCAGCATGACGGCAACGAAGCGGTGCTGCTCGCCGCCTGCTATCGCAACGCCATCGAACTTGCAGCCGAACGCGGTCTGAAACGCATCGCCTTCCCGGCCATCTCGACCGGCGTTTATGGCTACCCGCCGGAATCGGCCGCCCGCGTCGTCTCACGCACCTTGAGCGAACTTCTCGCCAGCGGCGTAGCGGTCGACGAGATCAGACTGGTGTTTTTTGACGCGCAACAGATGGCAAGCTTCGTCACCCACCAGCAATTTCCTCGCTAA
- a CDS encoding DUF2917 domain-containing protein: MQNTAQTDEILVRENQPLHLRHATTIRCTAGTVWITCVGEKRDFFLSTGQSLHNRGNGLTLIEGIGEGWIRLESAGQATIRLNYRAAIGRLWRKLLSRTGRVASAPDWFA; encoded by the coding sequence ATGCAAAACACAGCGCAAACAGACGAAATACTCGTTCGGGAAAACCAGCCCTTGCACCTGCGCCATGCCACGACCATCCGTTGCACGGCCGGCACGGTGTGGATCACCTGCGTGGGAGAAAAGCGGGATTTTTTTCTGTCGACCGGACAAAGCCTTCACAACCGGGGCAATGGCCTGACCCTGATCGAAGGAATCGGTGAAGGCTGGATACGTCTGGAGAGCGCCGGTCAAGCGACGATCCGCCTGAACTACCGGGCTGCGATCGGACGACTCTGGCGAAAACTGCTCAGTCGAACAGGTCGGGTTGCATCGGCGCCAGATTGGTTCGCTTGA
- a CDS encoding aminotransferase-like domain-containing protein — MTTEPLRYEKLAAELEGMISGGSLRCGDRLPSVRRLAVERRLSVSTVVQALHQLEGRGLVEARPQSGYFVRRIEPARAQPVLRPPPVEPVPVDVSQRLVRVLQSGAKPGMAPFAAALPAPALLPLAALHRLYAGIARRQPKLLEGGSHINMDEPALVRQLVRRSLAWGGPLAAEEFVITNSCTEALGLCLRAVTKPGDTVAVESPAYYLMLQLLETLGLKALEIPTDPQTGISVEALDLATRDGAVAACLLVPNASNPLGSVMPDEKKRLLATLTASRGVAVIEDDIYGDLHFGSQRPWPIKAFDTAGNVMLCSSFSKSLTPSLRIGFVAAGRHRSAIALQKTITSGATNPLTQHVLAEYLASGAYERHLRSLRRSYESQVESMRQAVGRYFPAATRIARPQGGFVLWVELPEAFDAARLHERAVAENLSFVPGELFSASGMYRNCLRLNCGNPHTPEIDDAVRRLGALIENP; from the coding sequence ATGACGACGGAACCATTGCGTTACGAAAAGCTGGCGGCCGAACTGGAAGGGATGATCAGTGGCGGCAGCCTGCGCTGTGGTGATCGCCTGCCGTCGGTGCGGCGCCTGGCCGTGGAGCGGCGTTTGTCGGTGTCTACGGTGGTGCAGGCCCTGCATCAACTGGAGGGCAGGGGGCTGGTCGAGGCCCGGCCGCAGTCGGGTTACTTCGTGCGCCGGATCGAGCCGGCGCGGGCCCAGCCGGTGCTTCGGCCGCCGCCGGTCGAGCCGGTGCCGGTCGATGTTTCGCAGCGCCTGGTGCGTGTCCTGCAGTCCGGTGCCAAACCGGGCATGGCGCCGTTTGCCGCCGCCTTGCCGGCGCCCGCGTTGCTGCCGCTCGCGGCGTTGCACCGGTTGTACGCGGGTATTGCCCGCCGGCAACCGAAGCTCCTCGAAGGCGGCAGCCATATCAACATGGACGAGCCGGCCCTGGTCCGGCAGCTGGTCCGTCGTTCGCTGGCCTGGGGCGGACCGCTCGCCGCTGAGGAATTCGTCATCACCAATTCCTGTACCGAAGCGCTCGGCCTTTGCCTGCGGGCAGTGACCAAACCCGGTGACACGGTGGCCGTTGAGTCGCCGGCATACTATTTGATGCTGCAATTGCTGGAGACGCTGGGCCTGAAGGCGCTGGAGATTCCGACCGACCCGCAGACCGGCATCTCGGTCGAGGCACTCGATCTGGCGACGCGTGACGGCGCGGTTGCCGCCTGTCTGCTGGTGCCCAATGCCAGCAATCCGCTCGGCAGTGTGATGCCCGACGAGAAAAAGCGCCTGCTGGCGACGTTGACCGCCAGCCGCGGTGTCGCGGTGATCGAGGATGATATCTACGGTGACCTGCATTTCGGCAGCCAGCGGCCGTGGCCGATCAAGGCCTTCGATACGGCGGGAAACGTCATGCTCTGTTCCTCCTTCTCGAAAAGCCTGACGCCGTCGCTGCGCATCGGTTTTGTCGCCGCCGGGCGGCACCGTTCGGCGATCGCGCTGCAGAAGACGATCACCAGCGGTGCCACCAATCCGCTGACCCAGCATGTGCTCGCCGAATATCTGGCGTCCGGCGCCTACGAACGGCATCTGCGCAGTTTGCGGCGCAGCTACGAAAGCCAGGTCGAAAGCATGCGGCAGGCGGTCGGTCGCTATTTTCCCGCGGCGACCCGGATCGCCAGGCCGCAGGGCGGCTTCGTGCTCTGGGTTGAGTTGCCGGAGGCGTTCGATGCCGCGCGTCTGCACGAGCGGGCGGTCGCCGAAAATCTTTCCTTTGTCCCCGGCGAGCTGTTTTCCGCCAGCGGCATGTACCGCAATTGCCTGCGTCTCAATTGCGGCAATCCGCATACGCCGGAAATCGACGATGCCGTGCGCCGTCTCGGTGCCTTGATTGAAAACCCGTAA
- a CDS encoding SurA N-terminal domain-containing protein, which yields MFDAVRNNKKIVQIFLALITLPFAFFGVESYVRSVGTGDDVAKVGDIKITQQQFRQTLQEQQEKLRTQLGGQFDPKILDTVEARSAILDDLINQRLLLVEASKRGMFASDDAVRRTIGSVEAFKVDGKFSSERYEAALRAQGMTPAGFEAQLRQDITLQQLAGAVGQSGLMARAVADRVLAVQSEKREVMEYRLGLDAYLAKVKLADGAAKKFYDENSKQFEMPERLKAEYVVLSMDGIAAQLAVTDAEIKSWYDSHKDKFQQPEERRASHILVASEKIGKDKARAKAAELLKEVQKTPSAFAELAKKNSDDPGSAAKGGDLGFFGRGMMVKSFDDAAFSQKEGEISGVVESDFGFHIIKVTGIHAGKEKPLADVKAEIEAELKKTAASRKFAEAAEAFSNAVYEQPDSLKPAADKFKLAVKQSDWLLRQANPVNGPLGNEKLLAALFSEDSVKNKRNTEAVEVAANTLVAARIVEYKPTELQSFDSVRANIETLLKQREAQAQTRSEGEARLVALKKGEDKLAWGSAKSVSRMDARLIHPLAAPLVFKADVSKLPAYAGVELPGIGYALYKVAKVEAGDKLDDARRLAVVRQLGSLQSQEDVQLYLAALRNRYKVEVNKAALESKDR from the coding sequence ATGTTTGACGCAGTCCGGAACAACAAGAAGATCGTCCAGATTTTTCTGGCGCTGATTACACTGCCGTTTGCCTTTTTCGGCGTCGAGTCCTACGTTCGCAGCGTGGGCACCGGTGACGATGTGGCCAAGGTCGGCGACATCAAGATTACCCAGCAGCAATTCCGGCAGACGCTGCAGGAGCAGCAGGAAAAGCTGCGGACCCAGTTGGGCGGTCAATTCGACCCCAAGATTCTGGATACCGTCGAAGCGCGCAGCGCAATTCTCGATGATCTGATCAACCAGCGTTTGTTGCTGGTCGAAGCCAGCAAACGCGGCATGTTTGCCAGCGATGATGCCGTGCGCCGTACCATTGGCTCGGTCGAGGCTTTCAAGGTCGATGGCAAATTCTCCTCGGAACGCTACGAAGCAGCGTTGCGGGCGCAGGGCATGACGCCTGCCGGCTTCGAGGCGCAACTGCGCCAGGACATAACCCTGCAGCAGCTGGCTGGTGCGGTCGGGCAATCGGGCCTGATGGCGCGCGCGGTCGCTGACCGGGTGCTGGCCGTGCAAAGTGAAAAGCGTGAAGTCATGGAATATCGCCTTGGTCTGGATGCTTATCTGGCCAAGGTCAAGCTGGCTGACGGCGCGGCGAAGAAGTTCTACGACGAGAACAGCAAGCAATTCGAAATGCCGGAGCGCCTCAAGGCCGAATATGTCGTGCTTTCGATGGACGGCATTGCTGCCCAGTTGGCGGTCACCGATGCCGAGATCAAATCCTGGTACGACAGCCACAAGGACAAGTTCCAACAGCCGGAAGAGCGGCGCGCCAGCCATATCCTGGTTGCCTCGGAAAAGATCGGCAAGGACAAGGCACGGGCAAAGGCTGCTGAACTTCTCAAGGAAGTCCAGAAGACGCCGTCCGCTTTCGCCGAACTGGCCAAAAAGAACTCGGATGACCCGGGCTCCGCTGCCAAGGGTGGGGATCTCGGCTTCTTCGGTCGCGGCATGATGGTCAAGTCGTTCGACGATGCGGCTTTCAGCCAGAAGGAAGGCGAGATTTCCGGTGTGGTGGAATCCGATTTCGGTTTCCACATCATCAAGGTGACCGGTATCCATGCCGGCAAGGAAAAGCCGCTGGCTGACGTCAAGGCCGAAATCGAAGCCGAACTGAAGAAGACGGCTGCATCGCGCAAATTTGCCGAAGCCGCCGAGGCTTTCAGCAATGCTGTCTATGAGCAGCCGGATAGCCTGAAGCCGGCTGCCGACAAGTTCAAGCTCGCGGTCAAGCAGTCTGACTGGTTGTTGCGCCAGGCCAATCCGGTCAACGGTCCGCTGGGCAATGAAAAGCTTCTGGCTGCCCTGTTCTCGGAAGACTCGGTCAAGAACAAGCGCAATACCGAAGCGGTTGAGGTGGCAGCCAATACGCTGGTTGCTGCGCGTATCGTTGAATACAAGCCGACCGAGTTGCAGTCATTCGACAGCGTTCGCGCCAATATTGAAACCCTGCTCAAGCAGCGCGAGGCTCAGGCGCAGACCAGGAGCGAAGGCGAAGCTCGTCTGGTAGCCCTCAAAAAGGGTGAGGACAAGCTGGCTTGGGGAAGTGCCAAGAGTGTTTCCCGCATGGATGCGCGCCTGATCCATCCGCTGGCGGCACCGCTGGTCTTCAAGGCTGATGTCAGCAAGCTTCCGGCTTACGCTGGTGTTGAGCTCCCGGGGATCGGCTACGCACTCTATAAGGTTGCCAAGGTCGAGGCGGGTGACAAGCTCGATGATGCCCGGCGTCTGGCGGTTGTTCGTCAGCTTGGATCGCTTCAGTCTCAGGAAGATGTGCAGTTGTATCTTGCGGCCTTGCGCAATCGCTACAAGGTCGAAGTAAACAAGGCTGCATTGGAGTCGAAGGATCGCTGA
- a CDS encoding IS1182 family transposase: MLKPAYPAQTELEMVTLEQLVPKDHLLRLLDQHIRFDFIREATQHLYCENNGRPAIDPVVLFKMLFIGYLFGIRSERRLVKEIEVNVAYRWFLGFRLTDKVPDASTLSQNRRRRFVGTDIEQRIFDGIVEQAIEHKLIGGRVLYTDSTHLKANANKRHFEAHQVEQTPAAYLAELDAAIETDRAAAGKKPLKRDDDDSTPPMKEVKVSTVDPDAGFMARDNKPTGFFYLDHRTVDGVHALIVDTHVTPGNVHDSQPYLARLDRVMERFDLAVGAVGLDAGYFTPQVCKGILDRELFGVMGYKRPTHRDGYFYKRDYLYDAVQDCYRCPAGEVLPYRTTNRLGYREYASNPARCADCGVRGQCTQSRNHQKLVTRHLWEGFKEAINANRLSDLGKRLYARRKETVERSFADAKELHGHRYARFRGLAKVQAQCLLSAACQNMKKMALLLARKAAALLAKILGQALFAADFARYYLPMALHHENSRIRLVSA; this comes from the coding sequence ATGCTCAAGCCTGCCTACCCTGCCCAAACGGAACTGGAGATGGTGACGTTGGAGCAATTGGTCCCGAAAGACCACTTGCTCCGGCTGCTCGACCAGCACATCCGGTTTGATTTTATTCGTGAAGCGACCCAGCACCTGTATTGCGAGAACAATGGCCGACCGGCGATTGATCCGGTGGTGTTGTTCAAGATGTTGTTCATTGGCTACTTGTTTGGGATTCGCTCCGAGCGACGGCTGGTGAAGGAAATCGAGGTCAATGTGGCTTACCGCTGGTTTCTCGGCTTTCGGCTGACGGACAAAGTGCCGGATGCCTCGACGCTGTCGCAGAATCGGCGTCGCCGCTTTGTCGGGACGGACATTGAGCAACGCATCTTTGACGGGATTGTCGAGCAAGCCATTGAGCACAAGCTGATTGGCGGGCGGGTGCTTTACACGGACAGCACGCATCTGAAGGCGAATGCCAACAAACGGCATTTTGAGGCGCATCAGGTTGAGCAAACACCGGCGGCCTATTTGGCCGAGCTGGATGCAGCCATCGAAACGGATCGTGCCGCCGCGGGCAAGAAGCCGCTCAAGCGTGATGACGATGATTCGACACCGCCAATGAAGGAGGTCAAGGTCAGCACGGTCGATCCCGACGCAGGTTTCATGGCCCGCGACAACAAGCCGACCGGCTTCTTCTATCTGGATCACCGGACTGTCGATGGCGTGCATGCCCTGATCGTCGATACCCATGTCACGCCGGGCAATGTCCATGACAGCCAGCCCTACCTTGCCCGCCTGGATCGGGTCATGGAGCGCTTTGATCTGGCCGTGGGCGCCGTCGGGCTCGATGCCGGGTATTTCACCCCGCAAGTCTGCAAGGGCATTCTTGACCGAGAGTTGTTCGGGGTGATGGGCTACAAGCGACCCACACACCGCGATGGCTATTTCTACAAGCGGGACTATCTCTACGATGCGGTCCAGGACTGCTACCGCTGCCCGGCCGGGGAGGTTCTGCCGTACCGGACGACCAACCGGCTGGGCTATCGGGAATATGCCTCGAATCCCGCCCGTTGCGCTGATTGTGGCGTGCGCGGGCAGTGCACGCAGAGCCGGAACCATCAGAAGCTCGTGACCCGGCATCTCTGGGAAGGTTTCAAGGAAGCGATCAACGCCAATCGCCTGAGCGACCTTGGCAAACGGCTGTACGCCCGGCGCAAGGAAACAGTGGAGCGCAGCTTTGCCGATGCCAAGGAGTTGCATGGCCACCGTTACGCCCGCTTCCGTGGCTTGGCCAAGGTGCAAGCGCAGTGCCTGCTCTCGGCGGCCTGTCAGAACATGAAGAAGATGGCC